The Triticum aestivum cultivar Chinese Spring chromosome 3A, IWGSC CS RefSeq v2.1, whole genome shotgun sequence genome includes a region encoding these proteins:
- the LOC123056780 gene encoding tropomyosin-like, with protein MDKFVRVYSGGELVKGPNGVEFGDLSEQGIWFKESPTYSELIGAVYKKFGLEPTTHIVRAQGRANVGGGAHRHFIMVPIDDDMSWSNYVKAVFNGTDWNCLEVYVQAEKRPSMEPVSSEPQRSWTREQSPRAGGFDFFLSNKRNDSPSSRKEPESASESESDMKSEDGEDDGFAYTLHQRVLELEDDLNAANRKLLDANEKLEVFEKKSLRCRCDYKENGNGADQATKITHTEGDLTLIREKLQYSQVEIDSLKRRLEDAATLSEEHSRLLEQNKELESEIVNLKEEMASARLYFDDKLSESKAEISKYIQELTAVYKKLLRERLTNRAQMGKLQETIRIAGHELEKVSEEKSLVEDHVKELEEANAEAERRRQELIHAAEMLLEDKFRHEAEILTMQQSIEDLKPKFVSIAREKSLLKLWFADLEVVVDRGRSVVVE; from the coding sequence ATGGACAAATTCGTGCGAGTTTACAGCGGCGGGGAGCTGGTGAAGGGTCCAAATGGGGTCGAATTCGGGGACCTCTCCGAGCAGGGTATATGGTTCAAGGAATCACCCACATACAGTGAGCTCATTGGCGCCGTGTACAAGAAGTTCGGGCTGGAACCTACGACACACATTGTTCGTGCACAGGGAAGGGCGAATGTCGGTGGTGGCGCTCATCGGCACTTCATCATGGTGCCTATCGATGACGATATGTCCTGGAGTAACTATGTCAAAGCAGTTTTCAATGGCACCGACTGGAATTGCCTGGAGGTTTATGTTCAGGCAGAGAAGCGTCCATCTATGGAGCCGGTTTCTTCGGAGCCACAGAGGTCCTGGACAAGGGAGCAGAGCCCTAGAGCTGGCGGTTTCGACTTCTTTCTGAGCAACAAGAGAAATGATTCACCATCCTCAAGGAAGGAGCCTGAGTCGGCTTCAGAGTCAGAATCCGACATGAAGTCTGAAGATGGCGAGGATGATGGCTTTGCCTACACATTGCACCAGAGGGTTCTCGAGCTTGAGGACGATCTCAATGCTGCGAACCGGAAGCTGCTTGATGCAAACGAAAAGCTCGAGGTTTTCGAGAAGAAGAGCTTGAGGTGCCGTTGCGATTATAAGGAAAACGGAAATGGTGCCGATCAAGCTACAAAGATTACACATACCGAGGGAGATCTCACGTTGATTAGGGAGAAGCTACAGTATTCACAAGTGGAGATTGACAGTCTCAAAAGGAGGCTCGAAGACGCCGCAACTTTGTCAGAAGAGCACTCTAGGCTGTTGGAACAAAACAAGGAACTGGAATCTGAAATTGTCAATCTGAAGGAAGAAATGGCTTCGGCAAGACTGTATTTCGACGACAAACTATCCGAGAGCAAGGCCGAGATCAGCAAGTACATTCAAGAGCTTACCGCCGTGTACAAGAAGCTGCTGCGGGAGAGGCTCACCAACAGAGCACAGATGGGTAAGCTGCAAGAGACGATCCGGATCGCCGGTCATGAGCTGGAGAAAGTTTCTGAAGAGAAATCCCTAGTGGAGGATCatgtgaaggagctggaggaggcAAACGCCGAAGCCGAAAGGCGGAGGCAGGAGCTCATCCATGCCGCCGAAATGCTGTTGGAGGACAAGTTCAGGCATGAGGCTGAGATCCTGACGATGCAGCAGAGCATCGAGGATCTGAAGCCGAAATTCGTGAGCATCGCCAGAGAGAAGTCGCTGCTGAAACTCTGGTTCGCTGATCTGGAGGTCGTTGTGGATCGAGGGAGGAGCGTCGTAGTGGAGTAG
- the LOC123057912 gene encoding cysteine-rich receptor-like protein kinase 2 produces MAAPTHRLRPGVAALLLALACALCGAAAGDPRTAVAGQSCAPGAAVSGSVLADNFVPAMDDLNSNVSANGFGTSAVGARGPNTVFGLGQCHRDLSPLDCKLCFAEVRSLLPKCYPRVGGRLFLDGCFGRYGNYSFLGEALGPADARVCAPGNASNPRGFADAARAAVANVTEAAARGDADGYAVASASAGGATAFALAQCWGSLNATACGQCLRAAARAAAGCAPATEGRALFTGCYLRYSTRLFWNVNATAGSGSSGKNGVVWILVGSFLGAFIVVLIIAFLAWKKGILRRKKQSKSFIDMYGDGVSVRIAQSSLNFKYEELKKATNYFDPANKLGQGSNGAVYKAVMPDGKEVAVKRLFLNTREWVEQFFNEVELISQVRHKNLVKLLGCSVNGPESFLVYEYYFNKSLELFLFDASRSRKLTWDLRVGIIQGIAEGLSYLHEESETRIIHRDIKASNILLDDKYKSKITDFGLARAFAADVTHLTTGVAGTLGYMAPEYIVHGHLTEKADVFSYGVLVLEIITGKRCSGSIGSHGGQALLTKVWKHYKDNTVETIIDPIIYKDTIRHKVLHIVQIGLLCIQANPGDRPTMTKVVELLRSHKHDVEIVLSDPPFLNVEGVEDMKQGEQSRLLSARSGPSVSGSSRSYLNGR; encoded by the exons ATGGCAGCGCCCACGCACCGGCTGCGCCCAGGCGTGGCCGCGCTCCTCCTCGCGCTGGCGTGCGCGCtctgcggcgcggcggcgggggacCCGCGCACGGCCGTGGCGGGCCAGTCCTGCGCGCCGGGGGCGGCCGTCTCCGGCTCCGTGCTAGCGGACAACTTCGTGCCGGCCATGGACGACCTCAACAGCAACGTCAGCGCCAACGGCTTCGGCACCTCGGCCGTGGGCGCCAGGGGCCCCAACACGGTCTTCGGCCTGGGCCAGTGCCACCGCGACCTCTCCCCGCTCGACTGCAAGCTCTGCTTCGCCGAGGTCCGGTCTCTGCTCCCCAAGTGCTACCCGCGGGTCGGGGGCCGCCTCTTCCTCGACGGCTGCTTCGGCCGCTACGGCAACTACTCCTTCCTCGGCGAGGCGCTCGGGCCGGCCGACGCCAGGGTCTGCGCCCCCGGGAACGCCAGCAACCCGCGGGGGTTCGCGGACGCGGCCAGGGCCGCGGTGGCCAACGTgaccgaggcggcggcgcgcggcgacgcCGACGGGTACGCGGTCGCGTCGGCGAGCGCGGGGGGCGCCACGGCCTTCGCCCTCGCGCAGTGCTGGGGGAGCCTCAACGCCACCGCGTGCGGCCAGTGCCTCCGCgccgcggcgcgcgcggcggccggGTGCGCGCCGGCGACGGAGGGCCGGGCGCTCTTCACCGGCTGCTACCTCCGCTACTCCACGCGCCTCTTCTGGAATGTGAACGCCACGGCGGGGTCGGGATCATCAG GAAAGAATGGTGTCGTTTGGATATTGGTGGGTTCCTTTCTAGGTGCTTTTATAGTTGTCCTCATTATTGCTTTTCTGGCTTGGAAGAAGGGAATTCTGAGGAGAAAGAAACAGTCAAAATCATTCATAG ATATGTATGGAGATGGAGTCTCTGTCAGAATTGCACAGTCTAGTTTAAATTTCAAATATGAAGAGTTAAAGAAAGCAACAAATTATTTTGATCCAGCAAACAAACTTGGTCAAGGGAGCAACGGAGCTGTTTACAAG GCTGTTATGCCAGATGGAAAAGAAGTTGCTGTCAAGAGGCTTTTCCTAAATACAAGGGAGTGGGTCGAGCAGTTTTTCAATGAAGTCGAACTCATAAGTCAGGTTCGCCATAAGAATCTAGTGAAGTTGCTTGGCTGCAGCGTGAATGGCCCAGAGAGCTTCCTTGTTTATGAATACTACTTCAACAAGAGCCTTGAACTATTCTTGTTTG ATGCAAGTCGTAGCAGAAAATTAACCTGGGATCTGAGGGTTGGTATCATTCAAGGCATTGCAGAGGGGCTTTCTTATCTCCATGAGGAGTCAGAAACACGGATTATCCACCGAGACATCAAAGCTAGTAATATTTTGTTGGATGATAAGTATAAGTCCAAAATAACAGATTTTGGTCTTGCAAGAGCATTTGCAGCAGACGTAACTCATCTTACAACTGGTGTCGCTGGAACATT AGGCTACATGGCTCCTGAGTATATCGTGCATGGCCATCTTACGGAGAAGGCCGATGTTTTCAGCTATGGTGTTCTTGTTCTCGAGATCATAACAGGGAAAAGATGTAGTGGCTCAATTGGCTCACACGGAGGGCAGGCGTTGTTAACAAAG GTATGGAAGCACTACAAGGACAACACAGTAGAGACGATTATCGATCCGATCATCTACAAAGATACGATCCGGCATAAGGTCTTGCATATAGTGCAGATCGGGCTGCTATGCATCCAAGCGAACCCTGGTGACAGGCCTACGATGACCAAGGTCGTCGAGCTGCTGAGAAGCCACAAGCATGATGTCGAGATTGTCCTGAGTGATCCTCCATTTCTGAATGTTGAGGGGGTTGAGGATATGAAACAAGGGGAGCAGTCGCGGTTGTTGTCCGCACGCTCTGGTCCTTCAGTGTCAGGGTCGTCTCGGTCTTACTTGAACGGAAGATAA